The genome window CACATCATCAAACTTGAGCACTTCGTAGCCCTCGTGCTGCTTCTTGAGTCCCGCGTAAAAGGCGATCCTGGGGATGGTGCTGTACGTCGCCGCGCTTATGACACCTGTGACTCCCGGCGCACCGGGTAATCCGGGTGGTCCTGGTTCTCCGATGGCCCCCGGTGGACCAGGTGGCCCGGGCGGACCCGGCAAACCCCTCTGGCCGATTCTTCCTGAACGCCCTGGCTCTCCTTTCGCACCCCGAATAAAAGTTGGTGGGGACTGAACTAAGCGGTTATCGCGGGGATCGTCTGAGGATGGAGACTTGGTTCCGTATGGATCGCACACCATGCGACACGCGCCGAGCATCTCGTACCGCGCGTCTGATCCCGCTGCGCTGACCAAGACCGGGATGAGGATGACCAACACCAGCACCATGACAACGCCCAGCACGCCCGTGGCGATGACCCGCGCTCTCGCGCCCAGCCTCGACAGCACCGGGCGCGCCTCGCGCTGCGACTTGAGCGCAATCTTGCTCCGTGcgtaaaaaatatataccaaAACAAAAGAGCTAAACTTTAAATTATTAACCCTTATTGAGAGTAAGTTAACTCTCTAAacaaaatatgatgttatttcaTGAACTTCATCTGAGCGTTCTTAAGTTTGAAGAGAAGAAGAATGAGACTCGATGGAAAGAGAAGTGTGGATGAGAATGCACCGCATCCCTGATATCACACCTGAAGGTGGGAGGGACAGAcaaccgtgtgtgtgtgtgtgcgtgtgtgtgtgtgaaagagagagagatcatTGAAAAGATTTAAAGTTTCATTCAATAGCAGTTTTGACATTTTATATCTAGAGTTTATACAGATTTTCTATTACGAAATTTTATAGAAATAGGATATTTACCACATTTTGGTTGTTAGTGGAACACACAATATCATATAGGCCTACTACTGTACAATACACCTGTGGTTAATCCGCTAGGACTGTTTGAACTGTTGACTTCACACAGTATATCTAAATTATAAATAATCCTGGGACTGGTTGGTTAGGCAATGAATAAGGTCACTGTATACAATGTAGCCTACAGACTAGAGCTGAAGGCATTGGACATTAAGCAGATTTCTGTCATATGACCCAACACAATATCACCTACTGTCTTccttttctgatgaacactgcTAGGACAGtgtagcaaataaaaaaaaatatttcacttaaGTTATTACTAATCTTCATCAAAGGCATTGTATCATATTggagtggtttcccagacagggattagcttaaaacaggactaggccttagtttaattaggaaatataactagttttaacaaacataccttactaaaacaaaacaatactgtgcattttgaggcaaaataaagggcactgatgtattttaagatatgttagtgcatGTTGTTTTCCGTTTGGACggcttttacatttattttagtccaggactagtctaatccctgcccgggaaaccgccccattatgTTTAAATTCGGAATGAAGTACATCTTCTTAGAGCTCCTCCAGGTCTCCCTTTCCAAACTTCATTGTACAGGTATAATCCAGAGTGATGGAGCACCTAAAGAAGTTCAACACAGTGTCATCTTCAATACTAATATCAATATATCTGAAAGATGCTCTCACTTTTTGGACATTCACTGTGTGTTAATGAGAGAGGAGCCTAATGGCACGATTTATAACAACGACAAAAAAATTGGTGCTAAATTTATTGATGTTGACCATAGTACTGTACATatccaataaaataaataaatacataaaaccaCACACAAAGGCATTGaataatataaaaaagaaaactttgaCAGAAAGCAGCAAGTGACAAACTCAGATTATGAGCATTCTCTAATAAGTATAATTTAATGGTTGTTTTAAACAAAGACCCATTAGTAATTTCCGTTATAAGTAATGGTACACTATTCCATAGTTTGGGACAGACTGGCAAAAGCTCCCTTAGTTTTTTTACCCTGAACTGGGAACCTTCAGCAGATTCTGACTAGAGGATCTTAGGCGTCCAGTAGATTTACACATAAAAGCACACTATTAACCCAGATATAGCCTTTACTTAAACAATgaagtaaacatcacttaatattttgagttttgGATTTAACAAGTATagttcatttaaattttaagcgtacaaaatcaattaaactaaaacattcaagtacaCTGAACTTAAAATgattagttcatgttgtgaggaatacccataatcctttgcgcctgaatattttgattattttcagCTTTTTCACataataaaaactgataaaatacttaatatttgttaataaagtgtCATATAGGTTTAAGcttttatattattgatgttgttttgttgtaaatgataaaTTTGttaagtcaccgttcaggtgatcagtgtttccggACATAAAAAacctgttcagaacattttagtgTATTTTTCTCCACAGTATTGACAATGCATGtgaaaaacacagttttgtgtgaGTTTCTATGGAGAAACAAATGTATTCAATGATTGAATGAAAGTCAGTAATGAATTGTGTgttataccatttataacacCGAAAGTAATATAAAGGATAAAAAAATGGCAGCTTGATTTGTCTGCTACACCAACTAAATGTTCTATGTTAATATAACTTAACCTGTTTAGTTTTACCCTGTGTAAAAACTAATGTTATTTAGTGCAATGGGTTTTCTTGcaaatttctagtaatgtcaaTTAATCCAGGTGAGGAGTTTTAAGTCTATTCAACCGTAAAATTGTTAcaacttatatgtttaagtaaacTTCACTCAAGTTGTTCAAGTAATCattacttaaattttttagGGCAACAAGTTTGGCAACAACCACCGCACCaaatggttctacacaggtgctacattaaaatggttcccatatgattacaagccagtgaaccacttttaggcCTCTTAAGCACCGTTTGCTTTTactggggcggtttcccggtcagggcttatcctagtcccagactaatatgcatgtttgagctgccttagtTTAAACACACCTTGTACTAACATATCTTAATATcattgtcattgttttgtgtcaagatgcacaccagttttatgtaaggtatgtttgtaaaaactacttaaatgtcctaatataattaaggcctagtccaggATTGATCTAagctctgtccaggaaaccgccccattcgTCTTCATGTTACAAAAAAGATGAATAAAgcattatttaataatattcaaAAAGTGTGTTCTTGCACGTGCGGTCAGAGGTTTGCATAAGAGATCCAATGCTTTCATGTCATGCTCCAACACCTCGTGTATTGTATGTAGCctgcacagacagacacacagatgcACCAGTGCACACATACACCTATGAGTCAATGAGGACTTGTGTTCTGTCTCGGCCCTTCCAGCTGGCACGCTCTGTGGGCTTACTCAGCGTGATTGGACGATCACTGGTGATCATGAGTCACCTGCCATCTTCAGATGCCCAGCAGTGCTCcaacagacaaaaaaaaacaccaaaccACTTTTTTTTGCCACTTTCATGGGCTTATGGTATAAAGTTTACACTGGCATTTTGTTGAAAACATTTGACTGACAGAACAGAAATGCAACAAAACAAATTTGATAAAATACAAGATCAAACCAAAAGGTTCAGTGGGAAGCAATATTGTGTTCCTGTAGTAGCTCAATTAGTATTGCATTGCATTAGCCATGCAACAGGCATGGGTTTGAACTCAGAGATTTAATGTACTGAAAatggctttggataaaagtatctgccaaatgcataaacgcaaacatataaatgtgtccaagtcAATGTAAAATGCTCTATATAATATATTCAaatgattatttttaaatagaTACAACACAAAATATACTGTAGTTATTATTTCGAAACAATACAAAACATATAATAAACATaatgaaacataaataaaaattgtaaTAAAGTTAATGAAActtgataaaaaataataaacagtaTGAGTTGCTTGTAGATAGTGTAAGATATAACTTTAAACTTAAaaccatttaaacaataaactggaACTAAAACGTAAATTTattgtaaaactaaaaaaagatCAATAGAGGTTTTGTttaggataaaagcatctgccaaatctATAAATGTAGTAAACCCATACACTGTTAGGACGTGTTTGTCCTAAACTAATACTATAATTAAATccaataattaattttaaaaaggtTTTCTTATCACCAataagctgtttgtttttgTCCTACAGTCTCTTGTCgcacaaattacatttaaagcCTTTAATAAGAGAAGATACcgcaaaattaaacattgaataaaattatttgtTGATTGAAAATCTGACAGGTCCAGCGGTGCATCAGTCACTGTTGTTCCTGACATATGGATGATTGAGGATTTCTATATCTTGAATAAAACATGTGCGTAGATCCTCACAGCAGACTGACCAGAATCAAGCTTTTCTGAGCGAGGTTAATGAGCTCAACACTGTGCCATCAATCTGCAGTCTATCGTCTGTCATCTTGTGCATGAAATACATATAACAGATGCAGAAATGAAATGAGACTTGGAAAACAACAGCCTTCAGCTAAGCGATAAATGCGGCGCACCTTCACATATGAACTCTATAATTAtccttttaaaaaacacatttgcttttttactgttttacGTTATTGTTTAAAGTTGACAATTTTTCATAACTGTTCTTTTCTTAACTTCTTTTAACAGGTCATAAGTATGAACTCTGACATAAGGTATTTAGTAAAGAAGAAATTTTCCTTATTAATTGTAGCTTTaagctttttttaaagaatttttgaGGGATTCTTGAAAGAAATCTTTAACAAAAGAATTTAAATCTGTGTGCATGTCAAGCACACTTTGAACTGTTTGACATGGATATGGATGTGGCTTTAAGAAGGACACTAACCAGACTGCAACATTGTTCACaaatgttataaatgttatttataattttattctaTAATTTATTTCCcttacttattattatttatttattattattattattattattgtttattattattaattataccacgggttgaccacgggtctgttgaatgctgcattctgattggctgagaaatgttctatgggtgttgattatttttctgtaaaccgcacacctatcttttcaaatgtcttaaaaataggcaccagagcaatgtttgtggtaaccgtggtataaggggaataattgactccgcttcgcgtcgtgccgcattaccaccttggtgtgcattattttcttataattcaatggcccgtcgtcaattattacttacttaattaatttattattattatttgtttattattactattatttcccttatttattattattatccttcatttttatttaatcctGTTTAAGTTTAGCATAAATGCATAAGTCAACCTAAATTATTGCTTACCACACATTTTTGCTTTTGTGATGTAACTTTTTCCGAACAAAACATgatattaaaggcggggtgcgtggttttttaaaaaaacactttggaaaaggcaGTCAGGTCGGCTACCAAAACACagttgtagccaatcagcagtgaAGGGCGTGTAtactaaccgacattgttgcttgggttgcatatgtgtgaggcgggtctatcaaaagaaggtccagtggccggttgcataaaacttaaagactagtcttaaaagttagtcatgaatttttttcttcaagactgatcataactgttttaagtatgttacatagaaaggtagattggtctaatttaaatccaaataataagactgattagccctaactaattgctagttagtcagaatcattcttatgacgcagtcttaatgtcacggctatgtttatgcaaccggcccctgATTCTATTGTGGCAGGGGCGTCTTTgttaaggtgatttcaaatgtccacattggctttcagagatcatgcaccccgcctttaaataagaaaaaatgcaGAATGTGACTTAATTTTATTCAtccaatttttttatgaaatgtgGAAGTTCCATACAAGAATATAGTTGAACCTAAATTTCTGTAATCaaaatcatgtcaaaataatttttaagaaaaaggaacttattgcatttttatcaaagattaaaaaactacatacacaaaaaaatcttaaaaccaAGAACATGCATTAGGTAGACATCACCCAAAACCATTCTCTCATTGATGCTCTTATGTCTGAATGAGACCAAATCCTTGCATCCATACTGAGCCATGACCTCCTCGTTCTATTCTACTGCTTCATCTCTCTCCTTTTTTGCTCTAATTGTTTCTATTGTGGTCTTTGTTAAGTTTCTCACTCTACAGGTCTGTGGCACCAGGCCTAAGCCAGAATGGAGAGAGCAGATGAACAGAAAGGAAGAGTAGGTGCGACCGCACCATCACCCCCTCAAAGCATGGCCTCTTGCTGGGCTGCCACTCGTTGCTGCCGAGGGATGATTAACTATAGTTACATAACCAGCCAGATCGTACATAActacaatatatttttacacTATATGCAAGTGTGCTTATGGATTCGGGAAATGAACGAAAACGTCTTTGGCTTGCAACCACAGGGCAAGCCTTGTAACCGTTTGCTTAAAGGACGATGCATAGATCAATCAGCCCCCCCAAAATTGAAGCACATGAACATATAAAAcccgctaaacgccacctccatcaaaaGTAAGGGGATCGCACAAGTTTTGCATTTGTCATTTGCCCTTTATTTCTTTGCATTAAAATTTGCTCGTTCATTATTATCTACATTTTCTGAATACATAATCAGACACAAGCGAACATCTTTGAGTTTGCTGACAAAGACATATGGGTAGTAGAGAGTGTTGTGGCACAATCGACAAATCTTTCAGTTTACCAATTCTAATCAATAGATTTAGTCTAGTATGGATTAATTACTTTGCAAACTCCCCAGACAGCAAGAAAACAAAGTATTGAATAACCTTGATAAAACATGGATTTGTCACCATGGTAACAAGATCATTTTCTGAGCACATCTGCACTCACATAATaatggtacactgtaaaaaaattctgtagaaaatacagtgttacttgcagctgtttgccagtaacttactgtagatttaaatttatattatttactagcaacattttggtcaaagctaaatgaacattaaacatttacattaggtctttacagagtaaaactaaaataacagcatcaagcaaagcattctgggaaacaaaatctgaaggaaaaacagaaaaatgttaatgatgatttttggttcccagaatgctttgcatgaggctgttattgtatagttttattctgtaaagataaaggcttgttaatatttaatatttatttaactctgaacaaactcttgccagtaaacaacatacatttaaagtaagttaCAGTAAGTTACAAACAGCTGCAAGTAAGACTGTAATTtgtactgaatttttttacagtgtacatgaaGGTATAAAAgttcactggggtggtaccttttcaaaaaagtaattttttatttctaaaatgtacatattggtacctatAAGGCAGTGGTTGCcaacctttttcacttcaaggcACCCTAGTTGctcacaacaatatttgaaggccccCCCACTCACTCATTTTTTCCACATTAAATAAATTAGAACTTGGAATGAGTAGACAGATGTATATTCTTTACTAAAATggcattttttttgcttgttttagtttattttaatgcttgttttgtccaatttttaaaaaatttaaggcatCTTGAGGCCCCCTTGGAAATCTGCTGAGGACCCCTGTGGGCCCTAACCCCCttgttgggaaacactgctctacACGTTGGTACCTAAAtcatacatattaggaccttctTAAAATGTACTGCCCCAATAAAATAAAGGTAcctaccttttttctgagagtgtggtTAGCATTTCTTCATTTTCCACACATTTTTATTGGTAACATTTTACACACATTTATCAGTAAATTTGTATtcattaacattagttaatgcattagctaacataaatTATGAACAATACAGCATTCTCATCCaatcaatatttttattaaaatcagaACCATGTCTCAGTATCCAAAGGTTACAGTAACAAGGAACCCAAACTTCATCTGGTGACagaaacagaaaataaactatGGAAGAAACCAGTCTTAGTCAGGTCTCctcaacttaaattttatacatttcatacatttttatgagTATGTGTGTTTCTTGGGTTCAATTTTAAACCCATGACTTTATgtactgctaatgcaatgctctaccactgagctacacaggAGCTTCACAGTGCCATGCTGCATCATTAAGtgactatatatatattcaagaTGCCTACCATATCCAGCATAAGTGATGCCCAGCGGATGTCTGACCAGTGACCACTGACCGCTTccttttaataaatttttttattcttatttattcttattaaggataattccggtatttaataCTTTgggtctcatttctggtttgttttggatgaactacagtgatggacactgaaattttgacagtgggtcgtgtcttgactttttgactcgttt of Misgurnus anguillicaudatus chromosome 2, ASM2758022v2, whole genome shotgun sequence contains these proteins:
- the c1ql3b gene encoding complement C1q-like protein 3b; this encodes MVLVLVILIPVLVSAAGSDARYEMLGACRMVCDPYGTKSPSSDDPRDNRLVQSPPTFIRGAKGEPGRSGRIGQRGLPGPPGPPGPPGAIGEPGPPGLPGAPGVTGVISAATYSTIPRIAFYAGLKKQHEGYEVLKFDDVVTNLGNHYDPSSGKFTCSIPGIYFFVYHVLMRGGDGTSMWADLCKNNQVRASAIAQDADQNYDYASNSVILHLEPGDEIYIKLDGGKAHGGNNNKYSTFSGFMVYAD